A portion of the Trichoplusia ni isolate ovarian cell line Hi5 chromosome 12, tn1, whole genome shotgun sequence genome contains these proteins:
- the LOC113499223 gene encoding chymotrypsin-like elastase family member 2B, producing MHALKFFAIITMIQTAECDNYDERIITTLKYSRKTVKPVIVNGMPAHLTEFPYLVSLKEAVRRITPKEIVWMNLCGGSIIAKLKVLTAAHCFEGNNFYYAKRPSLLRLVAGNLTNDVIHSGETETTVDAQWRRLKKIVIHAEFSFPSNDIALVFIDQPWQYSLTVKPINIAEKGTDYYQCTTAGYGRIGHSLKATISPILLKAHISTIPRSRCSLLWEMDMSSFVCTESALTDVSRGDSGGPLACQGTDDPNEVDDMGVLAGVVSGKNFDKTTLFTRVSAFHDWVTTDGAEKLCVSLHPFVIILFILIYLLFYLSFRRCFEFDVITSSSSCPSGTGIFLCKNLQS from the coding sequence ATGCACGCTCTCAAATTCTTTGCAATAATAACTATGATCCAAACTGCAGAATGTGATAATTACGATGAACGTATtataacaactttaaaatattccagAAAAACTGTAAAGCCGGTCATAGTGAACGGGATGCCGGCTCATTTAACCGAGTTCCCTTACTTGGTGTCGTTGAAGGAGGCAGTGCGGAGAATAACGCCGAAAGAAATAGTGTGGATGAACCTTTGTGGGGGGAGCATCATCGCAAAGTTGAAAGTCCTCACAGCGGCTCACTGCTTCGAAGGCAACAACTTCTACTACGCCAAGCGGCCGAGCTTGCTGCGGTTGGTTGCCGGCAACCTCACCAACGACGTCATCCACAGCGGAGAGACTGAGACTACGGTAGATGCACAATGGCGAAGACTCAAGAAGATCGTCATCCACGCAGAGTTCAGCTTCCCGAGTAACGATATAGCTTTGGTATTCATTGACCAGCCCTGGCAGTATAGCCTCACAGTCAAGCCCATCAACATAGCAGAAAAGGGCACAGATTACTACCAGTGCACCACGGCTGGTTACGGGAGGATCGGCCACAGTTTGAAGGCCACTATCTCTCCAATATTGCTGAAAGCACATATCTCCACTATACCCAGATCTCGGTGTTCCCTACTTTGGGAGATGGACATGAGTTCGTTTGTTTGCACAGAGTCTGCGTTGACGGATGTTTCTAGAGGGGACTCGGGCGGGCCGCTGGCGTGTCAGGGCACGGACGACCCGAATGAGGTTGACGATATGGGCGTCCTGGCGGGAGTGGTGAGCGGAAAGAACTTCGATAAGACCACGCTGTTCACTCGGGTTTCCGCGTTCCACGATTGGGTGACAACAGATGGTGCTGAGAAATTGTGTGTGTCGTTACATCCTTTCGTCATTATACtgttcattttaatatatcttttgttttatttatcttttcgaCGATGTTTTGAATTTGACGTCAtaacatcatcatcgtcatGTCCCTCTGGCACAGGCATTTTCCTATGTAAGAATTTGCAAtcataa